TAGATAATTGGCAGAAACTAACGAAACCTCGTGCTCAGAGGAGCCGCCGCCACAAAGAAGAAGAATGGATGTTTTGTTCATTTAAAATCTTTCCGTGATGCTTTCAAAGCTAGTGAGTCGCTATGATAATAAAATCGCAACCAAGTTACACTTGAAATGCGTGGATTTATCAGTGCTCTGACATTGATAGCTGAAAAAACAGACATTAAAAAAGGGGCTAAGCCCCTTTCGAAATTAGTTCAACTTGTTGAGAGTTGGGTATGGTGAGTTTTTGATTGCGTCAATGCTCTTAACAAAAGGCTTTAATGACTTGAACTCATTTGGTAGTCGGCTAATCGCTTGTTTCGCGTCTGCTTGTGTAGCGTAGTCACCAAACAGGACTGTGTACCACTTAGTGCCATTGACTACTTTATAGTTTTCCCACACAGGTTGACCATTGTTTGGCAAGTTACGCGCAAAGTGATCGACTTTGTTTTGTGAACCGACTGCGACTACCTGAATCGTATAACCGTAACGAGCAACTTGAGAGTTTTGTTGCTTATCAGACGGCGGAACGATAGTAACCGCTGGTGTGGTTACCACTTCTTCAACTACGGTTTCAGTTACGGTTTCAGTCACAGGTTGTTCAACTTGTGCAACTTTGTAGTCTTCACGGTAACTTTCTGAACTCACGTCTGTCGTGTACTGGCTAGAGACACAAGCAGACAGTAAAACAGATAAACCAACGATTGCTATTTTTTTCATGGATTCTTTAAGCCCTAGATATAAATTACATTAAATCATGCCGTTAGAACGCGGCATAATCAAGCTAACATCAGCATTATATTATGAGACTCTGTGACTTGTAACACAAAGTAATCATAGGTTTAGGTGATCTGATTAAAACTCCATCAAAAATCCCCATCTCGGCTATTTTTCTCCGTTAAGATATAGTAACGAACAAGTTAGGAAGATGATTTATGAGCAATCTTAACCACCTGTTGAAACCCAGCTCTATCGCCGTGATCGGTGCATCCACCCAACCAATGCGTGCTGGTAACATTGTTATGAAGAACTTGTTATTGGGCGGGTTTGAGGGTGCGATTATGCCAGTCACCCCTCGGTACAAATCTGTTTCAGGCGTGCTGGCTTACCGAGATAT
The genomic region above belongs to Vibrio ponticus and contains:
- a CDS encoding SPOR domain-containing protein, with the protein product MKKIAIVGLSVLLSACVSSQYTTDVSSESYREDYKVAQVEQPVTETVTETVVEEVVTTPAVTIVPPSDKQQNSQVARYGYTIQVVAVGSQNKVDHFARNLPNNGQPVWENYKVVNGTKWYTVLFGDYATQADAKQAISRLPNEFKSLKPFVKSIDAIKNSPYPTLNKLN